The nucleotide window CCCGCAGCCCCGCGCGCCCCGGCGTCAGCACCACGACGCCCTCCGCCATCAGCGGCAGGCCCAGTTCGGCAATGACGGCCGGGTTGATGTTGCCGACCGTCATCCCGGGGATGACGCTCCGCGCGCCCGTCTCGGTCACCTCCCGCGGCGGCACCTCCGGCGCGCGTCCCAGCCGCAGGACCACGTCCTCGGCTTCCCCGTCGCGCACCCGCGTCACCCGCGTCTCGCCGCCAATCCCGGCCACCGACATCCGGTAAATCATCTCCGGCGCGGCATTCACCGCCTGCCCGTCCACCGCCGTGATCACGTCGCCCGCCTCGAATCCGGCCTCGGCAAAGGGGCTCGCGGGATGCAGCTGCGAAATGATGATCCCGCCGGGCACGTTCAGGCCCATCCCTTCGGCCATGTCCGCCGTCACCGGCTGGCCGCTGATCCCCGCCCAGGGCCGTTCGAACGCGGTGTTGCCGGCCTCTGCCTGCGCCACGAACTGCGCCACCAGCGCCGCTGGAATCGCAAAGCCGATCCCGTTCGACCCGCCCGACCGGCTCAGGATCCGCGTGTTGATCCCCACCAGCCGGCCCTCTATGTCCACCAGCGCCCCGCCCGAATTGCCCGGGTTGATCGGCGCGTCGGTCTGGATGAAATAGCCCCGCGCGTTGCCCGTGGCCGCGCCCGACCGCGCCAGCCCCGACACGATCCCGCTGGTCACCGTCTGGCCCACGCCAAAGGGGTTGCCGATCGCCAGCACCAGCTCGCCCACCTCGACCGTATCGCTGTCGCGCAGCTCCAGCGCCGGCATCCCTTCCGCGCCGTCCAGCTTCAGCACCGCAAGGTCGCTCTCCTCGTCGGCCAATAGCACCCGCGCCTCGAATTCCCGCCGGTCGTTCAGAACCACGCGGATGTCCGTGGCCATCCCCACCACGTGGTAGTTCGACACCACGATCCCGTCCGCGCTCAGGATCACACCCGACCCCAGCGAGTTCTCCACCCGCTGCCTCGGCCCGCCGAAATCGCGAAAGAACTCGTCGAAGAACGGATCGCCCCGGAACGGGCTCGCCCGCGTGTTCACCACCCGCCGCGCATAGATGTTCACCACCGCGGGGGCGGCCGTCTTGACAACAGGCACGAAGCCCATGCTGATCTCGCCCCGGCTCTCGGGCACGCGCACTTCCGCCCCCGCCGGCACCGCCAGCGTCGCGCAGAGGATAAGGCCAAAGATCCATCTCACCATGCTCCACGATATGCGCCCGCCGCGCCCTTGATGCAAGCACGACAAGACAGGCGCCCCCCTGCTTTTCCTCTGGCCAGAAATATCCCGGGGAGCGCGAGGGGCTGGCCCCTCGCTGCCGTCCTCACAGCCCGCACCACCCGATGGAACCCCCCGCCCCACCCGGCGTTTTCCTGACAGGAGGTACCACCATGGCAGAGAGATACAGATCGAAGGACGGCAAAAGCGAAACCGAAGAATTCGTCGACGACGTCCCCACCCCCGACCAGCAAGGCCGCGCCCAGGGCAACCTGGAACGCAAGGTCGGCACCCGCGACTCGCTGAAGCGGACAAAAAGCGAGGATGCCGGCGCGACCCGCGTCACCAAGGAAGACGAAAAGGGCGAAGGCAATCTCGGCGGCCATCACGGCACCGGCAAGGAGAAACGCGATGACTGAACTCAAGCGAGGCACCTGGGTCGTGGTGACCGACAGCGAAAAAGCGCTCTTCCTGCGTAACCTCACCGACCACCAGGACCCCAACTTCGAGGTCATGGACACCGAGGAACAGGAAAACCCCTCGGATATCGAGCAATCGGCCAACCGCCCCGGCCGGATGCAGGACACCGGGGTGCAGCAGATGTCGGCCCTGGACGACACCGACTGGCACGAACTGCAGAAGGAGCGCTTCGCGTCGGACCTGTCGGACATCCTCTACGCCGCGGCGCACAAGGGGGAATTCGACCGCCTGATCCTCGTCGCCGCGCCCAAGGTGCTGGGCCACCTGCGCGACGACATGCACAAGGAGGTCACGTCCAAGGTGGTCAGTGAGATCCCCAAGAACCTCGCGGGCCATCCCGTCGACGAGATCGAGAAGCTGGTCAAGAAAGAGCTCGAAAGCGCCTGACCGGGGCCCCTTCGGGAACGAAAAAACGCCGCCGGGCATTCCCGGCGGCGTTTCTGTTTCAGTCAAGGGAAACGGGGCTTATGCCTCGTCGTCCCCGTCCATGTCCTCGGCGGCGACGCGGGCCTTGTCGGCCGCACCCTTGGCGTCGCGGTCGCGCTCGACGAATTCGATGATCGCCATCGGCGCCATGTCACCATAGCGGAAGCCGGCCTTCAGCACGCGGACATACCCGCCCTGGCGCTCCTTGTAGCGCGGGCCCAGCACGTCAAACAGCTTGGCGACATGCATGTCCTGCTTCAGTTGCGCGGCGGCCTGGCGGCGGGCGTGAACGTCCCCGCGCTTGCCCAGCGTGACCAGCTTTTCCACCACGCGCTTCAGCTCCTTGGCTTTCGGCAGGGTGGTCTTGATCTGTTCGTGTTCAATCAGCGAGCCGGCCATGTTCGCCCACAGCGCCTTGCGGTGCTCGTGGGTGCGGTTCAGGCGGCGATAGCCTCGTGCGTGACGCATGTGTCTTACTCCAATTGGTGCCCTCTACGGGCGGTTTTGCTTTGTCCGACCGGCGATGCGTGTCACCGGCTCTCCTTGGGGCAAGCACCGCTTGAAAAGCGGCGCGTCACCCGAAAATTACCCGCCCCGGGGCGGGCAATCCGTAGGGTGGGGTTTCACCCCACCTTCTTAAAATTGATCCTCGAACTTCTTCGCCAGATCCTCGATGTTGTCCGGCGGCCAGTCCTCGACATCCATGCCAAGGTGCAGGCCCATGCCCGACAGCACTTCCTTGATCTCGTTCAACGACTTGCGGCCGAAGTTCGGCGTGCGCAGCATCTCGGCTTCGGTCTTCTGGATCAGATCGCCGATATAGACGATGTTGTCGTTCTTCAGGCAGTTGGCCGACCGCACCGACAGTTCCAGCTCGTCCACCTTCTTCAGCAGAAGCGGGTTGAACTCCAGCCCGTCGTCGTCGTCCTGGCGCTGCGCGCTCTCCGGCTCTTCGAAGTTCACGAAGATCGACAGCTGGTCCTGCAGGATGCGCGCGGCAAAGGCCACGGCGTCCTCGGGCGTGATCGACCCGTCCGTGGTCAGCTTCATGGTCAGCTTGTCATAATCCAGCACCTGGCCCTCGCGGGTGGGCTGCACGTCATAGCTGACCTTCACGACCGGCGAATAGATCGCGTCGATGGCAATCAGGCCGATGGGCGCGTCTTCCGGCTTGTTCTTGTCGGCGGCGACATAACCCTTGCCCTGGTTCACGGTCAGTTCCATGAACAGGTCCGCGCCTTCATCGAGGTGGCAGATCACGTGTTCCTTGTTCAGGATCTCGATGCCCGCGCTGTCGGCGATATCGCCGGCGGTCACCACGCCCGGCCCCTTGGCCGAGATCGACAGGCGCTTGGGCCCCTCGACATCCATGCGGATCGCGACACCCTTGAGGTTCAGCACGACATCTGTCACGTCTTCACGGACACCGGCGATGCTGGAAAACTCGTGCAGCACGTTGTCGATCTGCACGGATGTAATCGCCGCGCCCTGAAGGCTCGACAACAGCACGCGGCGCAGCGCGTTGCCCATGGTCAGGCCAAAGCCGCGCTCCAGCGGTTCCGCCACGACGGTCGCCTGGCGCAGCGGGTCGTTGCCCGGCTTCACCTCAAGCTGCGTCGGCTTGATCAATTCTGCCCAGTTCTTATGGATCATGCGGTCCCTCCATCCTTGTCCCCGGCCCCATGTCCACAGGCCTCCGAGACGCTCGAGGTTTCAAAATAACGGAATGGGGCCGTGAAAATTCACGCGGCCCCACCCAAAAAATCGGTCTTAGACCCGGCGACGCTTCGGCGGGCGGCAACCATTGTGGGCAATCGGCGTCACGTCGCGAATGGACGTGATGTTGAAGCCGACGGCAGCCAGGGCGCGCAGGGCGCTCTCGCGGCCCGAACCGGGCCCCTGCACTTCGACTTCCAGCGTCTTCATGCCATGTTCCTGCGCCTTGCGGCCGGCATCTTCGGCGGCCATCTGGGCGGCATAGGGCGTCGACTTGCGCGACCCCTTGAAGCCCATCGTGCCGGCCGAGGACCACGCAATCGCGTTGCCCTGCACGTCCGAGATCAGGATCTTGGTGTTGTTGAACGAGCTGTTCACATGCGCCACGCCCGTGGCGATGTTCTTCGAGACCTTTTTCTTGGTCCGGCGGGTATCTCGTGCCATTGGTTCTGCCCTCCCTTACTTCTTCTTGCCGGCGATGGGTTTCGCCGGGCCTTTGCGGGTGCGCGCATTGGTATGCGTGCGCTGACCGCGGACGGGAAGGTTGCGGCGATGGCGCAGGCCGCGGTAGCAGCCAAGGTCCATCAGGCGCTTGATGTTCATCTGCACTTCGCGGCGCAGGTCGCCTTCGACCATGTAGTTGGCGTCGATATGCTCGCGCATGGCGACCACTTCGGTGTCGCTCAGCTCGTTGACCCGGCGGGTCAGGTCGATATTGACGGCCTCGCAGATGGCCTTGGCCGAGGATTGGCCGATTCCGGTGATGTAGGTCAGGGCGATCGGGACCCGTTTGTGGGTCGGGATGTTAACGCCGGCGATACGTGCCACGTGTCATGTCCTTTCGTTGCGGGTCCGTAACGCCAGACCCTTTTTTCACAACGTAGGCCCGAGGCGATTGCTTCGGGCCGCAGCTGAATTCAGGTGATCGATTCTCGGGCGGGCGCGACCCGCGCGGGAATCATGTTCTCGTCAGAGATGGTGTCGTCTAGAAGCAAACGCCCGAGGCGTCAACCCTCTGTCAAGAGAATTGTGCCTGTCGGCGAAAACCCAAGGAATAAAGGCTCTTCAGCAGGGCCGCGCAGATGGCGTTCAGCCCTTGAGCGCCCCCGCGATGCGGGCCTTGACCTCGTCGATTTCGCCCAGCCCGTCGATCGTCTCCAGGTCGCCCTTGGCGTAGTAATACCCGATCAGCGGCGAGGTTTTCTTGTAGTATTCCATCAGCCGCTGTTTGAGGCTGTCCTCGTTGTCGTCCGACCGCCGCTTGACCTCGGTCGAGCCGCAATTGGCGCACTTGCCATCCGCGGGCCAGGGCTTCGTGATGTCGTTATAGACCGCGCCGCAATTGCCGCAGGTCGACCGCGCGGTGATACGCTGCACCAGCGCCTCGTCATCCACCCGCATCTCGACCACCGCGTCCAGAGTCTGGCCAGTCTCCGACAGCAGTTCTGCCAGCGCATCAGCCTGGGCCAGCGTGCGCGGAAAGCCGTCGAAGATGAAGCCGCCGCCATTCTCGCCGTTGATCTTCTCGCGGATCAGGCCGATCACGATCTCGTCCGTCACAAGGTCGCCACGGGCCATCACGTCGGCCACGACCTTGCCCATCTCGGTGCCGCTGTCCTTGGCCTCGCGCAGCATGTCGCCGGTGCTGAGCTGGGTCATGCCCCGCTCTTCGACCAGGATATGTGCTTGCGTGCCTTTACCGGCCCCCGGCGGTCCGAGAAGTATGATATTCATCGACGTCCTGTCCCTTTTCTGCGTGACCGTTTACGGCCCTTGCCGCTTAGCTGCGACTTCTCGATCAGGCCCTCGTACTGGTGCGCCAGAAGATGCGACTGGACCTGCTGGATCGTGTCCATGGTCACCGATACCACGATCAGGACCGAAGTGCCGCCAAAATAGAAAGGTATGGCGAACTGTCCACGCAGGATCTCCGGAAGGAGACAAACTGCCGCAAGGTAAGCCGACCCCAGCACCAGGACTCGCGTCACCACGTATTCCAGGTATTCCGCCGTCTTCTTGCCGGGCCGGATGCCGGGCACGAACCCGTTCTGGTTCTTCAGGTTGTCGGCCACGTCATCGGGCTTGAACGCCACGTTGTATGTGTAGAAATAGGCGAAGAACACGATCATCGCCGTGAAGAACACCAGGTACAGCGGCTGCCCGGGTCCGAAATAGGCCAGCAGGGTCGACATGAACGGCCCCGTGTCGCTGCCCGAGAACGTGCTGACCGTGGCCGGCAACAGCAGCAGCGACGAGGCAAAGATCGCCGGGATCACGCCCGCCGGGTTCACCTTCACGGGCAGGTGGCTGGAGCCACCGTCATAGACCTTCATCCCCACCTGGCGGCGCGGATACTGGATGTGGATCTTGCGCAGGCTGCGCTCCATGAACACCACGAAGGCGATCGTCGCCACGACCATCACGATCACCCCGATGATCACCGCCGGGCTGATCGCGCCCGACCGCCCGCTGGCAAAGAACTGCGCCAGCGCGGCGGGCACTTCGGCGATGATGCCCACGAAGATGATCAGCGAAATACCGTTGCCCACGCCCCGCGCGGTGATCTGCTCGCCCAGCCACATCAGGAACATCGTGCCCCCGACCAGCGTGATCATGCAGCTTGCGATAAAGAAGAACCCGGGGTTCGACGCCAGGTCGCCGGCCTGCAACGACGCGGCCAGGCCATAGGATTGCAGCGTGGCCAGGAACACCGTGCCATAGCGCGTGTACTGGTTGATCTTCTTGCGGCCCTGCTCGCCCTCTTTCTTCAGCTGTTCCAGCGCCGGCACCATCGCCGTCATCAGCTGCACGATGATCGAGGCCGAGATATAGGGCATGATCCCCAGCGCGAAGACACCCATCCGACCCAGCGCCCCGCCGGTGAACATCGACAGCATCCCGCCGATCGACGACGCCGCGCCTTCCATGAAGTTGCGCAGCTCTGCCCCGTCGATGCCCGGCACCGGGATATACGTCCCGATCCGGTAGACGATAAGCAGGCCGATGGTGAAGAAGATGCGCTTGCGAAGCTCGGTGGCCTTGCCCAGGGCGGACCAGCTCGTGTTCGCCGCCATTTGTTCTGCTGCAGATACCATGCGGATCTCTTTTTTATGCAAACGCCGCCCAAGCCGTTTTCCGGCCAGGCGGCGTTTATAAGGAAAACTAGGGGTGTATGTAAGGGGCGGGACGCCCGCTCACAACCTCTTATTCAGCCGCCTTTGCGCTCGCCACGGTCAGCGAACCACCGGCTTTCTCGACCGCGTCGACCGCCGATTTCGAGGCACCGGTGACGTCCAGCGTCAGCTTCGCGGTGAC belongs to Roseovarius sp. THAF27 and includes:
- the rplQ gene encoding 50S ribosomal protein L17: MRHARGYRRLNRTHEHRKALWANMAGSLIEHEQIKTTLPKAKELKRVVEKLVTLGKRGDVHARRQAAAQLKQDMHVAKLFDVLGPRYKERQGGYVRVLKAGFRYGDMAPMAIIEFVERDRDAKGAADKARVAAEDMDGDDEA
- the rpsM gene encoding 30S ribosomal protein S13, with product MARIAGVNIPTHKRVPIALTYITGIGQSSAKAICEAVNIDLTRRVNELSDTEVVAMREHIDANYMVEGDLRREVQMNIKRLMDLGCYRGLRHRRNLPVRGQRTHTNARTRKGPAKPIAGKKK
- the rpsK gene encoding 30S ribosomal protein S11; translation: MARDTRRTKKKVSKNIATGVAHVNSSFNNTKILISDVQGNAIAWSSAGTMGFKGSRKSTPYAAQMAAEDAGRKAQEHGMKTLEVEVQGPGSGRESALRALAAVGFNITSIRDVTPIAHNGCRPPKRRRV
- a CDS encoding host attachment family protein, with amino-acid sequence MTELKRGTWVVVTDSEKALFLRNLTDHQDPNFEVMDTEEQENPSDIEQSANRPGRMQDTGVQQMSALDDTDWHELQKERFASDLSDILYAAAHKGEFDRLILVAAPKVLGHLRDDMHKEVTSKVVSEIPKNLAGHPVDEIEKLVKKELESA
- a CDS encoding adenylate kinase; translation: MNIILLGPPGAGKGTQAHILVEERGMTQLSTGDMLREAKDSGTEMGKVVADVMARGDLVTDEIVIGLIREKINGENGGGFIFDGFPRTLAQADALAELLSETGQTLDAVVEMRVDDEALVQRITARSTCGNCGAVYNDITKPWPADGKCANCGSTEVKRRSDDNEDSLKQRLMEYYKKTSPLIGYYYAKGDLETIDGLGEIDEVKARIAGALKG
- a CDS encoding DNA-directed RNA polymerase subunit alpha → MIHKNWAELIKPTQLEVKPGNDPLRQATVVAEPLERGFGLTMGNALRRVLLSSLQGAAITSVQIDNVLHEFSSIAGVREDVTDVVLNLKGVAIRMDVEGPKRLSISAKGPGVVTAGDIADSAGIEILNKEHVICHLDEGADLFMELTVNQGKGYVAADKNKPEDAPIGLIAIDAIYSPVVKVSYDVQPTREGQVLDYDKLTMKLTTDGSITPEDAVAFAARILQDQLSIFVNFEEPESAQRQDDDDGLEFNPLLLKKVDELELSVRSANCLKNDNIVYIGDLIQKTEAEMLRTPNFGRKSLNEIKEVLSGMGLHLGMDVEDWPPDNIEDLAKKFEDQF
- the secY gene encoding preprotein translocase subunit SecY — encoded protein: MVSAAEQMAANTSWSALGKATELRKRIFFTIGLLIVYRIGTYIPVPGIDGAELRNFMEGAASSIGGMLSMFTGGALGRMGVFALGIMPYISASIIVQLMTAMVPALEQLKKEGEQGRKKINQYTRYGTVFLATLQSYGLAASLQAGDLASNPGFFFIASCMITLVGGTMFLMWLGEQITARGVGNGISLIIFVGIIAEVPAALAQFFASGRSGAISPAVIIGVIVMVVATIAFVVFMERSLRKIHIQYPRRQVGMKVYDGGSSHLPVKVNPAGVIPAIFASSLLLLPATVSTFSGSDTGPFMSTLLAYFGPGQPLYLVFFTAMIVFFAYFYTYNVAFKPDDVADNLKNQNGFVPGIRPGKKTAEYLEYVVTRVLVLGSAYLAAVCLLPEILRGQFAIPFYFGGTSVLIVVSVTMDTIQQVQSHLLAHQYEGLIEKSQLSGKGRKRSRRKGTGRR
- a CDS encoding trypsin-like peptidase domain-containing protein codes for the protein MVRWIFGLILCATLAVPAGAEVRVPESRGEISMGFVPVVKTAAPAVVNIYARRVVNTRASPFRGDPFFDEFFRDFGGPRQRVENSLGSGVILSADGIVVSNYHVVGMATDIRVVLNDRREFEARVLLADEESDLAVLKLDGAEGMPALELRDSDTVEVGELVLAIGNPFGVGQTVTSGIVSGLARSGAATGNARGYFIQTDAPINPGNSGGALVDIEGRLVGINTRILSRSGGSNGIGFAIPAALVAQFVAQAEAGNTAFERPWAGISGQPVTADMAEGMGLNVPGGIIISQLHPASPFAEAGFEAGDVITAVDGQAVNAAPEMIYRMSVAGIGGETRVTRVRDGEAEDVVLRLGRAPEVPPREVTETGARSVIPGMTVGNINPAVIAELGLPLMAEGVVVLTPGRAGLRAGLRQGDILRGINGVTVEEPGMVEPLLEASGRWLSLDVQRGTQRSTLRFRL